The Hippocampus zosterae strain Florida unplaced genomic scaffold, ASM2543408v3 HiC_scaffold_409, whole genome shotgun sequence genomic sequence TTTGCATATCTGTAtgcgggaggaggaggtggaacgGCTGCTTGCGGGCAGGGTCGAGGAGCTGGCTGCTCGGCTGGCCAGGCAGAAGGCCCGGCACAAAACATACAAGTGCGGGGTCAACGAGCTGAACCAGCAGCTGGCTCGGCTTGAGCTTAAGGCTGCTAAACACAGGCTAGAGTTTGTGAGGCAGAGGGAGATGCAGCAAGGCAGGCACCAGCAGCTTGATTTATAGCTGCAGCAGACTCGCGCGAGGGCTAGGCAGGCTGAGCAGGAGGCGAGACAACTGACCAGCGCAGCCAAGCAGTGCGACTGCAGAGAAGAGGGCGGCGAAGTACCAAGGGCTGCGGGAAAAGGCAGAGCAGCTGGCCATTTAGAACGAGCGGCTGGAAGGACAGCTCTTGGAAAAGCTGGAGGAGATTTACAATCTGAGGCGGCAGGCGGAAGGGCAGGGTTAGGGCTGCAGAGAGTGGCGGGGCGAGCTGTTCGGACAGCTGCGGCGGCTGGTGCGGCGAGGGACCACTGTGGATGTCATTTGAACTTGGGCCAGAGCACGCCGTCGCCCACAGGGCCGTCGTCCTCGGGGAAGATCGGCAGGGGCCAGTAGAGCTTGTTACGGCCGAACACCTGCTGGAAGTTGTAGAGGCTGCCGATGTCGTAGTCGCTGGAGGGCGAGTCGCCCTTGCTGCGCTGCTGCTCGAGCATCTCGATGGTGGTGAGGTTGCCGAAGAGCAGTCCCAGGTGGAACTTGAAGAAGGCGCCGATCATGGCCAGGACGACCAGCTCGAGCAGGCAGCCCGCGGCCAGCAGGACCATGAGGGCAGCCAGTCCGGGCGGCTGCTCGTCGACGCGGCGGGCGATGGCGGGGATGTTGATCAGCACGCCGACGAGGGCGAGCAGGAGAGTGAGCACGCCGTAGAAGAGCATGAGGATGAAGGGCTTGCGGTTGTGGAAGCCGATGCAGTTGTTGATCCAGGGGCAGTGGTGGTCCATGTTGAGCACGCAGCGGCCGCAGGTCGAGCAGTGGTGGCAGCGCTCGGGCTTGAACACCTGGCACATCATGCAGAACTTGCGCCTGCGGATCTACTCGTCGCTGAGGTAATAGCCCTGTCAGCACCTGACCCCACTTGAACGGCACGCGGCCCGGATCCCCGCACGAGCTGGCCCACAGGCTCCAGAGGGTCATCGCGAAGGCCAGGCTGAACACCGTCAGGAAGGCCGCCCGCCCCACGCCCTGCGCCCCCAGCCCCACCCACACCACCAGCACGTGGTGGGCCCAGAGCGCCAGGGCCACTGCGACCACGAGCACCAAGAAGGCGTTCGGGCACTGCCGACGCAATTGCTCCATTATTACAATCAGCTCAGGTCGCTGGGATCTTCCAGCTCTTCAGGCTTACAGAAGGGCTCGGCCCGCCCGAAATGCGTCTCTTCGATGTGCCGGTCCATCGACACGCACATGTTCAGCACCTGACCTGCCAGCAGGATCGGGTGCGTCAGGATCTCCGCCGTGGCCTCGGCCATCAGCAGCGCCAGGCCCAGTGCGGCCAGCGCCTGCACGCCCTGCAAGACGTAGGGCTCGCGCACGACCAGCAGCAGATAAGTCGCTGCCAGGCATACAGTCACCAAACACAGTTTGGCGGCATTGACCGCGAATACCCCGCTCTTGTAGAGGCCCCGGCTATGGTAGGTCCTGCAGCGCTCCTGGAAAGACAGGTAGTTCTGACTGGCCTCGCGGAAGGCCAGGGTCGACAGTACCGTCTCGATGTGGTAGAAATGGCTCAGCGAAGACAGCACATAGCAACCGCCGCAACAGCAGATGCCCAGGTAGTCTCCGCAGCCCTTGTCCTCCTCCTGGCTGGCGAGGGCCTCAACCCGTCTCCTGGACCACGTGAGCAGCCGGGCAGGCCAGTTGGCCACCGTGATGCCTGCAAAGGAGATCGACCCCAGGTGGTAGCGGAGGGCCATGGCGACTGCAGAGCACAGACTCTCGCAGCAGTTCTTGCGCTGGCAGTACCAGTACACGGTCTGCGCGGAAATCACGAACTCCGAGAGCGAGAGCAGGAAACCCCTGCCCCAGATCAGGACGGGCACCAGCACCAGCAGGTACAGCCACACGCGTTCTGCAGTGCGCACGGGATAGAAGCCCGAGTGCGAGTCGCTGTCCTCGGTGAGGGTGAGGTGCACGAGGGCCATCGCCCAGCCGTAGAAGAAGGCGATGACCAGCCCAACTGCCAGCAGGGCGAAGAGCATGGCAGTCACGTTCCTCCGGAAGAACACTGCGGAGTTAT encodes the following:
- the LOC127595124 gene encoding uncharacterized protein LOC127595124; protein product: MEQLRRQCPNAFLVLVVAVALALWAHHVLVVWVGLGAQGVGRAAFLTVFSLAFAMTLWSLWASSCGDPGRVPFKWGQVFKPERCHHCSTCGRCVLNMDHHCPWINNCIGFHNRKPFILMLFYGVLTLLLALVGVLINIPAIARRVDEQPPGLAALMVLLAAGCLLELVVLAMIGAFFKFHLGLLFGNLTTIEMLEQQRSKGDSPSSDYDIGSLYNFQQVFGRNKLYWPLPIFPEDDGPVGDGVLWPKFK